The Magnetococcales bacterium genome segment TGGGTTCCTCTCCTGGATACTTTCTGGAAACCGTTCATCAGCCAGATCCAGGAAAAGGAGCAATCGACCAAAAAATCGGAGATCACCTCCGAAGCCACGGATGAAGTCTGCCCGACCTGTGGCAAACCCGTCATGATCAAACTGGGTCGTTTCGGTCGCTTCAAGGCCTGCTCCGGATACCCCGAATGCCGGTTTACCGAAAACATCAAAAAACAGGGCACCGGGGAGTCGTCCGACACCGCCGCGCCGGCCTCGGAACCGGTCATATCGGACCGCAAATGTGACAAATGCGGCAGTCCCATGCAAATCAAGGAGGGTCGCTACGGCAAATTTCTGGCCTGCACCGGCTATCCCAAATGCAGCAACATTCAACCTCTGGAAAAACCAAAGGAAACCAACGTTCCCTGTCCCGAGTGCAAAAAAGGGACGTTCCTGGAAAAAAAATCCCGGCGCGGCAAACTGTTCTACTCCTGCTCACGCTACCCGGATTGCAAAAAGGCCTTGTGGAATTACCCACTGCCCATTCCGTGTCCCCTGTGCAAGGCACCCTTCCTGACCCAGAAAATCACCAAGCGCCGTGGCACCGAGCATGTCTGTGCGACAGAAGGGTGTACCTACAAGGTCGTTGTTGCCCCGCCGAATGCCGACGCACCAGAGCCGGAAGCGGACGCGGAGTGAGGCAATGGCGGTTCTTCCCTTGTCAATTCAGCCACCATTTCCGAAATGGCCCATCAAAAAGCTTTCGGCAAACCGGCCTGTTTCAAGACACCGTTTGCCGTGTGTCTTGACAAGATTTTGTGATCGACCGGGAAATAGCAATTTGTTATGGGACTGAACCAAATTTCGTGATCTCCCTTGCCTGGGCGATAAAATTCACAGCCTGATTGCCGCAGCAATTCCTTGAGTGTTCTGGAGAAATCAGACATATGAAGCTTCAGGAACGATTCATTGGCAAAAGGGAAATCATTCGCTCGGAGGAAATCCGTAGTGGAACGGATTCCCTTTGTTCAAAAGGAACTCCATTCAACTCCAGTAACTCGGGAATCATGGTTTCAAGCTTTAGAACAAGCAGTTCAAGAGTTGCTGCCTCCGTGATCAAACCAGGCACGTCATCACTCTGCACAACCCATACATGTGCATTTTCGTCCCAGATTGCAGATACATGAATGGCATTGTTCACTGGTGTATATCCCTCCTCGCCGCTTCAACCCGACCCTGATTGCTACACCCTGGGTCACGTTGAACCATTTATATCGCCTCGCACAGGAGTACCTCATCAGGCGGCATGAAACAATGGCTTGTCTTCTCCCTATTTGAACCAGACGTATTCAAGGCGGGCCTGGTGGATGATGGGGAACGATCTCTTCTTCCTTGATGACGCCACTGCTGACCTTGCCAGCCTGGCCCTGCCCGGCCCCGGCATTGCCGACATGTTCGGCGGTACCAGTCGGCCCGGCCCCGGTGCCAACCGGCTTGACTCCCTTTGCTTCGTTCTTGTCCGTACCGGTCGGGACCGCTCCTGATTCGGGACCCTTGGCTCCTTTTGGCACGTTGCTCTCTTGCGGCTCCCTCTTGCCGGCAGCCGGGTTTGGGGCCAACAGGTCAACATCGACCAACAGACGCGATACATAATCCAGAATGCCCAGGATATGCCCCTCTGACACATCCTGGATCTGCATCGCCTTGAGCGGATGAATATTGCGGCGCTGATTATGGCGCATCCCCTCATACTGCCGCACCATATACTGGTAATGCTGTCCCTGGATCCTGGGCAGCACTCTGGTCCCGTCCCCCTCCCCTTTCGGGCCGTGACACCGTTCACAATGCTCCTGATAGAGGTTCTTTCCCAAAACCAGATCCGTCCCCGGACCCTGGCCATGAAACGGGGTCATGGGCATGCGGGCAATGTAGGCCGCCACATCGGCCATGGCCTGCTCCCCGCCCAGGGTATCCACCTGCACAAACTTATCCATGACCGGGGCATCCCGGTTTTTTTCCGCCATGTTGAGCATTTCCCGGATCAACACCGAGGCATGCTGGCCGGATATTTGGGGATACTCCCCATTCGTGGTTCCCCAGCCGTGAGACTGGTGACATTTATTGGCACAGAATGAGTCGTAAATCTCTTTTCCCTTGACCGGATTGCCCTTCAAATAAAAGACCGCTTCCCGCTCCTGCCCCTTGTCCCAACTGTCGAGAATGACATTCAACAAGGGTTTGCCATAATTGGTGCTGTGGGGATTGGTAATCCTGGTTTCGGTCCCTTCCCGGGCCTTTTTCCGATATTCAAATTCCATGGCCTGTCTGTAATACTTTCTGGCCTGGGACCAGTCACCGTTGCGATTATGCGCCACGCCCAGATTCAGCAGGATGAAGGGATTTTTTGGATAAAGCCGCCAGGCCCCTTCCAGGGAGGTGATGGCTCCGGCGTTGTTGCCTTCCACCATGAGCCGATTGGCCAATCCAGACAGTTCCCTGGCTTTTTTGATATCGTCATCGGCTTTTTTGCGTTGGGCGGTCTCTTTTTTATCGACAGGAGGTTTTTTCTTCTCTCCACCTGACGGAGCAGAGGGTCCACCTGACGGAGCAGGGGTTGGTCGGGATTCTTCCACGGGCGGCGGATATCCCTGATCGTCAGCGTCGGTTGGCAAGTCGTTCTGGAACTCCTGCGCGGCATTTTCATCCTGGGGAAAGACGCCGGGCGGCACATCCGGTCGGGAGTGGGTACGCTCCGCCGGGCCTGGTCGTCCGGGTTTGCCGGTTGGGGGTTTGCTGGTCGGGGGTTTGCTGGTCGAGGGTTTACTGGTCGAGGATGTGGCAGGACCGGGTTTGCAGGGTTCGCTGCTCAGCTCAAACCCGCCCTGTTCGCTGCCGCATTGATAGAGAGTCTTGCTGTTGACGGCGAAGGGCAAGAGTCCAATCAACACAGACAAGAGACCGGTTCGTACCAACCCATCCTTCATGCCTTGGCTCCCCAACGCAATGTACCCGATGTATTTCCTGATCATTGTCTGCAATGCGGCAATCATGACAAGACAGGAAATTCAAGCAATTTTCGCGCCATATTTCCAATAAATCGGCACGGAAATCCAGGCCCGTTTTCACCTGTCCAGATTGGCCCAAAATGACGCATCGCCAGACCAGGCCGCGCCCGGCACCATCAAATTATAAGGCTCATAAAACATTCAGATGGAACGAAACATCCGGGTAGGGTTGCTCGATGGCGGCATTCAGGAGTTGCGACAACTCCCCGGCCACGGCATGGACCAGGGGAGGAATGGTCTCTTTCGTTGATGGCGCATGGGCAGATTCTGCCTGCAAAGCACGGTTACAGAGGGTCAACCCGGTATCGGAACCCTGCCGCAACCACGTTCTGGATTGTTCTGGATCCGGTGGGGTACCGACGCCAAAATGCAACAGGGTTCCTGCCCAGCAATATCCAAAATTCAAACCTTTTTCCGCTGCTTTTTTGGCCCAATGAACGGCCAGAGAGAGTTCCTGAGGTCCGCCCTTTCCATCAAACAGATCGAGAGAGAGTTTCACCATGGCGCGAGGATCACCGGCCTCGGCACCCTGCAAAAACCGGGCACGAG includes the following:
- a CDS encoding c-type cytochrome — translated: MKDGLVRTGLLSVLIGLLPFAVNSKTLYQCGSEQGGFELSSEPCKPGPATSSTSKPSTSKPPTSKPPTGKPGRPGPAERTHSRPDVPPGVFPQDENAAQEFQNDLPTDADDQGYPPPVEESRPTPAPSGGPSAPSGGEKKKPPVDKKETAQRKKADDDIKKARELSGLANRLMVEGNNAGAITSLEGAWRLYPKNPFILLNLGVAHNRNGDWSQARKYYRQAMEFEYRKKAREGTETRITNPHSTNYGKPLLNVILDSWDKGQEREAVFYLKGNPVKGKEIYDSFCANKCHQSHGWGTTNGEYPQISGQHASVLIREMLNMAEKNRDAPVMDKFVQVDTLGGEQAMADVAAYIARMPMTPFHGQGPGTDLVLGKNLYQEHCERCHGPKGEGDGTRVLPRIQGQHYQYMVRQYEGMRHNQRRNIHPLKAMQIQDVSEGHILGILDYVSRLLVDVDLLAPNPAAGKREPQESNVPKGAKGPESGAVPTGTDKNEAKGVKPVGTGAGPTGTAEHVGNAGAGQGQAGKVSSGVIKEEEIVPHHPPGPP
- a CDS encoding type II toxin-antitoxin system HicA family toxin, whose protein sequence is MSDFSRTLKELLRQSGCEFYRPGKGDHEIWFSPITNCYFPVDHKILSRHTANGVLKQAGLPKAF
- a CDS encoding DUF1902 domain-containing protein translates to MNNAIHVSAIWDENAHVWVVQSDDVPGLITEAATLELLVLKLETMIPELLELNGVPFEQRESVPLRISSERMISLLPMNRS